The Halalkalibaculum roseum genome window below encodes:
- a CDS encoding glycosyltransferase: MPEKLSLSIILTFHNQRDVIESSLSSVFELNSIPFELILIDDASNDGSSDAIKSLLDYYDHERTFFFQHEESTGRGNCLNEALQQCNSSLVWCPSSLEQVDESRLKSVIQRAKDNPKCSFFIQQLQLPETPDEWLSYIARQTWHDDASFIWNLGAIPSEQLFFNPYQQSHHGLELSMRLFLSESASYEQVEKFSTLSGMAKPVPLPGTDKKEMIYSLLRNPDLNREVRSKALQLYGDIPEKDTPKQGADFQNEQLAEAFHMKQEGRLGSALELVERVLAQQPNHPRAKELKIQILEKKRRFVEASELKHELIAEQNTRPENADIKTSIIIPTSLYGKEVLEHCLISISEHCDPKTTKLIVIDNASLDDTHDYLEELEQKEFFSCEIITNTNNKGFAASVNQGLDAAVGEYACVLHNDVNLKSDAISELERLMDEHPRYAIIGPMTNKTLNPDQSTRYQEEYNEELVRAEYLDSFCMMIRLDTDLRMDESYQLAFFEDIDLCFEARKNGHRVGIATEVSIDHQYGTTTFGLNLDTESEQYWKNVAYFNEKWGIEVYSEEELKSKSRFDQLLAIDRLINPLFPEEPLKDYFSELFTDELKTEMMQAEHDADTLCELVHLMMVMEERELMRRLEDRLDNVDLPTSLIYQLVRFYYYRNIFSRCKHYLSKLKAEQQSLQSELYKLQMMVTDKEFQEAIPKLKELLDKAPTNPTLYKLAGDIHRFEGNTEEAESFYSIASQINPFEYSETGETEFKIKS; encoded by the coding sequence ATGCCTGAGAAATTATCGCTTTCTATCATTCTTACATTCCACAACCAGCGGGATGTCATCGAATCTTCCTTGTCATCTGTTTTTGAACTTAACAGCATCCCCTTTGAACTGATACTCATTGATGATGCCTCCAACGACGGCAGCAGCGACGCCATCAAATCACTGCTCGATTACTACGACCACGAACGCACTTTTTTCTTTCAGCACGAGGAATCGACGGGCAGGGGAAATTGCCTGAACGAAGCCCTCCAGCAGTGCAACAGCTCCCTGGTCTGGTGCCCAAGCTCCCTGGAACAAGTCGATGAAAGCAGGTTGAAATCCGTGATACAGAGAGCAAAGGATAATCCGAAGTGCAGCTTTTTCATTCAGCAGCTTCAGCTACCCGAAACACCCGATGAATGGCTCTCCTACATAGCCCGACAAACCTGGCATGATGATGCCTCGTTTATCTGGAACCTGGGAGCTATACCATCCGAACAGCTCTTCTTTAATCCTTACCAGCAAAGCCATCACGGACTGGAACTTAGCATGCGCCTTTTCTTGTCGGAATCGGCTAGCTATGAACAGGTAGAAAAATTCAGCACCCTCTCCGGCATGGCCAAACCGGTACCCCTGCCCGGGACGGATAAGAAGGAGATGATATACTCGCTGCTTCGCAACCCGGATTTAAATCGTGAAGTTCGCAGCAAAGCCTTACAACTGTATGGGGACATCCCTGAAAAAGATACTCCAAAGCAAGGAGCCGACTTCCAGAATGAACAGCTTGCCGAAGCTTTCCATATGAAACAAGAAGGCCGGCTTGGCTCCGCATTGGAACTGGTAGAAAGAGTCCTGGCCCAGCAACCGAATCACCCGAGAGCAAAAGAGCTTAAAATACAGATCCTTGAAAAGAAGCGACGATTCGTAGAAGCTTCAGAATTGAAACATGAGCTGATTGCCGAGCAAAACACCAGGCCCGAAAATGCCGATATCAAAACCAGCATCATCATTCCAACTTCGTTGTACGGCAAAGAAGTACTGGAACATTGCCTGATCTCCATTTCAGAACACTGCGATCCAAAAACAACCAAACTCATCGTCATTGATAACGCAAGTCTTGATGATACCCACGACTATCTGGAAGAGCTGGAGCAAAAAGAATTTTTTAGCTGCGAGATCATCACCAATACTAATAATAAGGGATTTGCTGCTTCAGTGAATCAGGGGCTTGATGCAGCCGTCGGGGAATACGCTTGTGTGCTACACAATGATGTGAATCTTAAAAGCGATGCGATATCCGAACTGGAACGACTGATGGACGAACATCCGCGATATGCGATCATCGGTCCCATGACCAACAAAACACTGAACCCTGATCAATCCACCCGTTATCAGGAAGAATATAATGAAGAGCTGGTTCGAGCTGAGTATCTTGACAGTTTTTGCATGATGATCAGGCTCGATACCGACCTGCGGATGGATGAGTCCTACCAGCTTGCCTTTTTTGAAGACATCGATCTGTGTTTTGAAGCACGTAAAAACGGACACAGAGTGGGTATTGCCACGGAAGTTTCTATAGATCATCAATATGGAACCACCACCTTTGGACTGAACCTGGATACGGAAAGTGAACAGTACTGGAAGAATGTTGCTTATTTCAATGAAAAGTGGGGCATTGAAGTATATTCGGAAGAAGAGCTTAAATCAAAAAGCCGGTTTGACCAGCTCCTGGCTATCGACAGGCTGATAAATCCTCTTTTTCCGGAGGAACCTCTAAAAGATTATTTCAGCGAGCTGTTTACCGATGAACTGAAAACAGAGATGATGCAGGCTGAACATGATGCAGATACACTCTGCGAGCTGGTGCATCTAATGATGGTGATGGAGGAGAGAGAACTGATGAGGCGGCTGGAAGATCGCCTGGACAACGTCGATCTGCCCACTTCACTTATCTACCAGCTGGTACGTTTTTACTACTATCGGAATATATTTTCGCGATGTAAGCACTATCTAAGTAAGTTAAAGGCTGAGCAGCAATCACTGCAGTCGGAACTCTACAAACTTCAGATGATGGTGACCGACAAAGAATTTCAGGAAGCCATTCCTAAACTCAAAGAGTTACTGGATAAGGCTCCTACCAATCCTACGCTCTATAAACTGGCAGGAGACATACACCGTTTTGAAGGAAACACGGAAGAAGCGGAGTCTTTCTACAGTATAGCCTCCCAGATCAATCCCTTCGAGTACTCAGAAACAGGCGAGACGGAGTTTAAAATAAAAAGCTGA
- a CDS encoding transglutaminase-like domain-containing protein: protein MSNKAEIESLIYLLEDPDPYVKTNVRNRLFELGEQAVPLLDEQKSQSKDDEERELINDIIQWITYGSLQEDFLEVLENGLGNLKQLEDAVFILARFENPTLREEEYKRKLDRFASMVSDDLKYQLDDSKKMHILLDFVFDELSFRGSNVDYYNPDNSYLHRVIDRRQGLPISLALIVLFLARRLELPFYGVNMPIHFMLKYKGELDEILIDPFDRGKTVTYNQCYFFLKQNGVEPKSEHFDTAQPYEILARCIRNLIQSYSRLEKEDKVENLKSLLSAVEAMTPQG from the coding sequence ATGTCCAATAAAGCGGAAATAGAATCTCTTATTTATTTACTTGAGGATCCAGATCCTTATGTAAAAACCAACGTCAGGAACAGGCTGTTCGAGCTTGGTGAACAAGCTGTACCTCTTCTGGATGAGCAAAAGAGTCAGAGCAAGGACGATGAAGAGCGAGAGCTGATCAATGATATCATCCAGTGGATAACCTATGGCAGCCTGCAGGAAGACTTTTTGGAAGTTCTTGAGAATGGACTCGGAAATTTGAAACAGCTTGAAGATGCTGTCTTTATTCTGGCCAGGTTCGAGAATCCTACTCTGAGAGAGGAAGAATATAAACGCAAGCTTGACCGCTTTGCCAGCATGGTCAGTGATGACCTGAAATACCAGCTGGATGACAGCAAAAAGATGCACATCCTTCTCGACTTTGTATTCGATGAGTTGAGTTTCAGGGGCAGTAATGTTGATTATTACAATCCTGATAACTCATACCTGCACCGGGTCATCGACCGCCGGCAAGGACTGCCAATTTCATTGGCATTGATTGTACTCTTTCTTGCGCGTCGTCTTGAACTGCCTTTTTACGGGGTTAACATGCCGATCCATTTCATGCTAAAATACAAAGGCGAGCTCGACGAGATACTGATTGATCCTTTTGATAGAGGAAAAACGGTGACCTATAACCAATGCTACTTCTTTTTGAAGCAAAACGGAGTGGAACCAAAAAGTGAGCACTTTGATACCGCTCAGCCCTATGAGATTCTGGCGCGTTGTATCCGTAACCTTATTCAGAGCTATTCCCGTCTGGAAAAAGAAGATAAGGTTGAAAATCTGAAGAGTCTGCTGAGTGCCGTCGAAGCTATGACGCCACAGGGCTGA
- a CDS encoding arginine deiminase family protein: protein MKLNVTSETGRLKGVIVHTPGNEVSLVNPEHKDELLFDDIIFEEDAKQEHLDMLDIFKTAMPSDGQIYEITDLFLETLQMDEARNYFIDSLVDKLPELNLYVVKKELKDLSPKALLKFVIEGSASSGRFTLSPTPNLLFTRDLAAMVGENVLISKPAKKARYREALLMEALVRFHPMFEETNKHVIPIADQASIEGGDVLVASEKLVIIGMSERTSFSGLMTASKGLLESGIETVLAVDIPKQRSSMHLDTIFTFASEDECIVFPPAITERKNNIVSMTYNNGSITSETLPSLKYAMEKLMEREFTFIKCGGEDRTRQFREQWTDGANVFALAPGIIVGYERNTGTFQMLEEHGYTVMNQFDFIDMYKDREFEPGKEKIAISFLGHELCRGRGGARCMTMPIARTNL, encoded by the coding sequence ATGAAATTGAATGTTACCTCAGAAACAGGAAGACTTAAGGGTGTAATTGTTCACACACCGGGCAATGAAGTATCACTGGTAAATCCCGAACATAAAGACGAGTTACTGTTTGATGACATCATCTTTGAGGAAGATGCCAAACAGGAACATTTGGATATGCTGGATATTTTCAAAACCGCTATGCCTTCGGATGGTCAGATTTATGAAATTACCGACCTGTTTCTTGAAACACTGCAGATGGATGAGGCAAGAAATTATTTCATTGACAGCCTTGTAGACAAACTGCCTGAACTGAATTTATACGTTGTTAAAAAAGAGTTGAAGGACCTGAGTCCGAAAGCCCTTCTGAAATTTGTGATCGAAGGATCCGCATCCTCAGGCAGATTTACCTTGAGTCCTACGCCAAATCTCTTGTTTACCCGCGATCTCGCCGCGATGGTTGGTGAAAATGTGCTTATTTCAAAACCTGCAAAAAAAGCCCGGTACCGGGAAGCGCTGCTCATGGAAGCCCTGGTACGCTTTCATCCTATGTTTGAGGAAACCAACAAACATGTAATCCCTATTGCTGATCAGGCATCTATAGAGGGCGGAGATGTGCTGGTAGCTTCAGAGAAGCTGGTGATTATCGGAATGAGTGAGCGCACTTCATTTAGCGGACTGATGACGGCTTCGAAAGGACTTCTGGAAAGCGGAATTGAAACAGTATTGGCAGTAGACATTCCCAAACAGAGATCTTCGATGCACCTCGATACCATCTTTACCTTTGCCAGTGAAGATGAATGCATCGTGTTCCCTCCTGCTATTACCGAGAGGAAAAACAATATTGTTTCCATGACTTACAATAACGGTTCTATAACAAGCGAGACCCTTCCCTCTCTTAAGTATGCCATGGAAAAATTGATGGAGCGCGAATTTACGTTCATCAAATGCGGAGGAGAAGACAGAACTCGTCAATTTCGTGAGCAATGGACAGACGGTGCAAACGTTTTTGCACTTGCTCCCGGCATTATTGTCGGTTATGAGCGAAACACCGGAACATTCCAAATGCTGGAAGAACATGGATATACCGTTATGAATCAATTTGATTTTATCGATATGTATAAAGACCGTGAATTTGAACCGGGCAAGGAAAAAATTGCTATTTCTTTTCTGGGTCACGAGTTATGCCGGGGAAGGGGCGGTGCTCGTTGTATGACTATGCCCATTGCAAGGACAAACCTATAG
- a CDS encoding site-2 protease family protein → MSDIDKTTKWPKEYFEASDQPDQANHITDRPKEFDTKTILKHLGLFILTFASVSLVGASFVGFSGSLFPVVMPNSEDLLRGVLFATLLLGFLGVHEFGHFFAAQYHKIKVTLPYFIPIPLGIGTMGAVIRIKQKINDTRKMFDIGIAGPLAGFVVSLAVLIIGFSTLPEPGYINQFAGHEGVKEYVNANGVFPEMPTESTNGNVLIVGETLLYSFLAQFFENVPPMWEMYHYPFLFAGWLGLFFTALNLMPVGQLDGGHILYSLIGFKKHRIVARIAFGILTVLAGIEFIPFVHLSLESWGLSHPSGIYSWFIWAGVLFVLFNKAFHKDYEWIAPLLLISMAISAAYLYLVEGSITTTGSLIWVVWSFFIAYFVRVEHPPAYYERQLSPTRKFLGWLSMIIFILCISPNPLYFI, encoded by the coding sequence TTGAGCGACATAGATAAAACCACCAAGTGGCCGAAAGAGTATTTTGAAGCATCCGATCAGCCTGACCAGGCCAATCACATAACCGATCGGCCCAAAGAGTTCGATACCAAGACCATCCTGAAGCATCTTGGTCTTTTTATCCTGACCTTTGCTTCTGTGAGCCTTGTTGGGGCGAGTTTTGTCGGATTTTCCGGTTCCCTTTTCCCTGTCGTTATGCCCAATTCCGAAGATCTGCTAAGAGGTGTTCTCTTTGCCACACTGCTGCTCGGTTTTCTGGGCGTACATGAATTCGGGCATTTCTTTGCTGCCCAATATCACAAAATTAAAGTTACACTGCCCTATTTTATCCCCATTCCACTTGGAATCGGCACAATGGGTGCAGTCATACGTATCAAGCAGAAGATAAATGACACAAGAAAGATGTTTGATATTGGGATTGCAGGTCCCCTTGCAGGTTTTGTAGTCTCCCTGGCTGTACTGATTATCGGGTTCTCCACACTTCCTGAACCGGGTTATATCAACCAATTCGCAGGACACGAAGGGGTTAAGGAATATGTAAATGCAAACGGTGTATTTCCCGAAATGCCAACCGAAAGTACCAATGGGAATGTACTGATAGTGGGAGAAACGCTGCTCTATTCATTTTTAGCACAATTTTTTGAAAATGTGCCGCCCATGTGGGAAATGTATCACTATCCCTTTTTATTTGCAGGATGGCTGGGCCTCTTTTTCACAGCACTTAACCTCATGCCTGTCGGACAGCTTGACGGGGGGCATATTTTATACTCCTTGATCGGATTTAAAAAGCACCGGATAGTGGCACGCATTGCTTTCGGAATCCTGACGGTGCTGGCAGGCATTGAATTCATACCTTTTGTTCATCTTTCGCTTGAAAGCTGGGGCTTGAGTCATCCTTCCGGCATCTATAGCTGGTTTATCTGGGCCGGAGTACTCTTCGTGCTTTTCAATAAAGCATTTCATAAGGACTATGAATGGATAGCCCCCTTGCTCCTAATTTCAATGGCCATATCTGCTGCATATCTTTACCTTGTGGAAGGAAGCATCACAACCACGGGGTCTTTGATCTGGGTCGTCTGGTCATTCTTTATCGCTTATTTTGTACGAGTGGAGCATCCGCCGGCATATTATGAACGTCAGCTGAGTCCCACGCGTAAATTTCTTGGATGGCTGAGCATGATCATATTTATACTATGTATTAGTCCCAATCCATTATACTTTATCTGA
- the smpB gene encoding SsrA-binding protein SmpB, translating to MSNNQNSTPTIKNRKARHEYDVEETYEAGIVLKGTEAKSLRNGKASIQEAFAYLRDGEVWLRDMYIKPYSHGSYANHNERRERKLLLNKREIAELDKAVTQKGYTLVPLKVYFKKGYAKILLGLARGKKKYDKREDIKERDTKRELERKYKGTYKVNM from the coding sequence ATGTCCAACAACCAAAATTCTACACCGACCATTAAGAACCGGAAGGCCCGGCATGAGTATGATGTAGAAGAAACGTATGAAGCAGGCATCGTTTTGAAAGGGACAGAAGCCAAATCACTTCGAAATGGCAAAGCCAGTATTCAGGAAGCTTTTGCCTACCTGAGAGACGGAGAAGTCTGGCTGCGCGACATGTATATCAAACCCTATTCCCACGGTTCCTACGCCAACCATAATGAACGTCGTGAGCGAAAACTGCTGCTAAACAAGAGGGAAATAGCAGAATTGGATAAAGCTGTGACCCAAAAAGGCTACACGCTGGTCCCCCTTAAAGTTTATTTCAAAAAAGGATACGCTAAAATACTGCTTGGCCTGGCCCGCGGTAAAAAGAAATACGACAAACGCGAAGATATCAAAGAGAGAGATACCAAGCGGGAGCTGGAACGTAAGTATAAAGGCACCTACAAAGTGAATATGTAA
- a CDS encoding c-type cytochrome: MNKLILCMGMVLLLATGCEKKKGENQPENSVITAADRVEKGRYLIMTSGCNDCHTDGFMQDSGKPESNWLTGSALGWQGPWGTTYPPNLRLTVQTLSEQQWLDMLKTRKGMPPMPWPSVNAFNEEDARALYAYIRSLGPKGEHSPLALAPGVEPQTPYLSMMPQNLPLAVSAQ; encoded by the coding sequence ATGAATAAGCTAATATTGTGTATGGGGATGGTACTCCTGTTAGCGACAGGATGCGAAAAAAAGAAGGGTGAGAACCAACCGGAAAATAGTGTAATAACTGCGGCAGATAGGGTTGAGAAAGGAAGGTATTTGATTATGACCTCCGGTTGCAACGACTGTCATACGGATGGTTTTATGCAGGATTCGGGCAAACCCGAGAGCAACTGGCTTACGGGATCGGCTTTGGGGTGGCAGGGTCCTTGGGGAACAACGTACCCACCAAACTTGAGGTTGACGGTGCAAACACTCTCTGAGCAGCAATGGCTTGATATGCTGAAAACGAGAAAAGGCATGCCTCCCATGCCATGGCCGAGTGTCAACGCCTTTAATGAAGAAGATGCAAGAGCATTGTATGCCTATATTAGGTCACTAGGCCCAAAAGGTGAACATTCTCCACTGGCACTTGCACCCGGTGTTGAACCTCAAACACCCTATCTGTCGATGATGCCTCAAAATCTTCCGCTGGCTGTTTCAGCCCAATGA
- a CDS encoding zinc ribbon domain-containing protein yields MEEVLQQLANLQYIDSRIDQLKQLRGDLPEEVLDIETDINRYEAKLNQLEEEEQNLKVELKNMELEVKDAEEKMKKYEDQQTSVRNNREYDALTKEIEAQKQVIENAESRKEEIEKRLEEIEPEKEEAKEHLDEVKELHKEKKENLDKVVQETEDEEEELIKTREKIEEEIDERYLRSYKRLRNGLSNGLAVVAMEKGAALGMALPPQTQVEVRRKNKIIIDENSGRIVVDPSFFEKAKKELS; encoded by the coding sequence ATGGAAGAAGTACTTCAACAACTAGCCAATCTTCAATACATCGACAGCCGAATTGACCAACTAAAACAACTGCGAGGGGATCTACCGGAAGAGGTTCTGGATATTGAAACTGATATTAATCGGTATGAAGCTAAGTTGAATCAACTCGAGGAAGAAGAGCAGAACCTGAAAGTTGAGCTGAAGAATATGGAGCTCGAGGTGAAGGATGCTGAAGAGAAAATGAAAAAATATGAAGATCAGCAGACCTCGGTTCGCAACAATCGTGAATACGATGCCTTAACCAAAGAGATCGAAGCTCAGAAGCAGGTAATTGAAAACGCCGAATCCAGGAAAGAAGAAATTGAAAAAAGACTGGAAGAGATTGAACCGGAAAAGGAAGAGGCAAAGGAACATCTTGATGAGGTCAAAGAGCTACATAAAGAGAAAAAAGAAAACCTGGATAAGGTAGTTCAGGAAACCGAGGACGAAGAAGAAGAGCTCATCAAAACGCGTGAAAAAATTGAGGAAGAGATTGACGAACGGTACCTGAGAAGCTACAAGCGTTTACGTAACGGGCTTTCAAACGGCCTGGCAGTAGTAGCTATGGAAAAGGGTGCTGCACTGGGTATGGCACTGCCGCCACAGACGCAGGTAGAAGTTCGCCGCAAGAATAAGATTATCATTGATGAAAACAGCGGTCGAATTGTAGTAGATCCTTCATTCTTCGAAAAAGCCAAGAAAGAACTCTCCTGA
- a CDS encoding Nif3-like dinuclear metal center hexameric protein codes for MNIQVRHISTFLNQWAPPNTKLDYDNVGLLVGDPNRHISKVLTCLDVTLDVVDDAINKGCELIVAHHPLIFQSIDSINPVNEQGKIIYKLIKNDIALIAAHTNLDAALDGVSFVLAQKLGLENVKFLDNSYNISRKIVLTTSHSDSESMLKLLNYYSAEEAHYYTVEGRKGQQYTYEAIIDEHNVSGLKNELKKNGLLEQSDFRIMDIASPSNNVGMGVVGFYRDQGLTQHDFLNVVSRALDTDAIRYSGSADQIKKVAVCGGAGVSLARNAIREGAQAFVTADIKYHDYFTDADDFILIDVGHYESEIPIVEALQKELSEAFEELEIFETGVNTNPMNIHIADFKQNQQD; via the coding sequence ATGAACATCCAGGTTCGGCATATTTCTACCTTCCTGAATCAATGGGCACCGCCCAACACGAAACTGGATTATGATAACGTAGGTTTACTGGTCGGAGATCCCAACAGGCACATTTCTAAAGTTCTTACCTGCCTCGATGTCACTCTGGATGTGGTGGATGATGCCATTAATAAAGGGTGTGAACTGATTGTTGCCCACCATCCTCTCATTTTTCAGAGCATAGACAGTATCAATCCCGTGAATGAGCAGGGTAAGATTATATACAAGCTAATTAAAAATGATATAGCTCTGATTGCAGCTCACACCAATCTGGATGCTGCACTTGATGGGGTCTCTTTTGTGCTTGCACAAAAACTCGGGCTAGAGAATGTAAAGTTTCTGGATAACAGCTATAACATCAGCCGGAAGATTGTTTTGACCACTTCTCATTCAGACAGTGAGTCTATGCTTAAGCTTTTGAACTACTACTCGGCTGAAGAAGCACATTATTATACTGTGGAAGGACGGAAAGGTCAGCAGTATACCTATGAAGCCATTATTGACGAGCATAATGTATCCGGACTCAAAAACGAATTGAAGAAAAACGGGCTTCTCGAGCAGAGTGACTTCAGGATCATGGACATTGCCAGTCCCTCAAATAATGTGGGGATGGGTGTGGTCGGTTTTTATAGGGACCAGGGATTGACCCAGCACGATTTTCTTAATGTGGTATCCAGGGCACTCGACACCGATGCTATTCGTTATTCAGGCTCTGCAGACCAGATCAAGAAGGTAGCTGTTTGCGGCGGTGCAGGCGTTTCACTTGCACGAAATGCCATCAGGGAAGGTGCGCAGGCTTTTGTGACAGCCGACATCAAATACCACGATTATTTTACGGATGCAGATGATTTTATTTTGATCGACGTAGGCCATTATGAAAGCGAGATTCCTATTGTAGAAGCGCTTCAAAAAGAGCTTTCTGAGGCTTTCGAAGAACTCGAAATATTCGAGACCGGGGTGAATACCAATCCGATGAACATTCACATAGCAGATTTTAAACAAAACCAACAGGACTAA
- a CDS encoding YggS family pyridoxal phosphate-dependent enzyme, translating to MSEDICQNLKDVQHRIEQACQKAGRDSNEITLIAVSKMKPLEDIEEAYGCGQIHFGENRAKELQDKMDACEHDDIQWHMVGNLQTNKIKYMVERVNWIDSVPKKKTIREIEKRASRIDRVINTLIQVNISGEDQKSGCEPEDLEKILKYAQGKNHVRVRGLMGMATFVDPDKVEEVRPEFRLLREIRDSHREWECENIQLDELSMGMTNDMEIAIEEGSTMVRVGRAIFGERNYGDD from the coding sequence ATGTCCGAAGATATTTGCCAAAACTTAAAAGATGTTCAACACCGGATTGAACAAGCTTGCCAGAAAGCCGGGAGAGACAGCAATGAAATTACGCTTATAGCCGTCAGCAAAATGAAACCTCTTGAAGATATTGAAGAGGCCTATGGATGCGGACAAATTCATTTTGGGGAGAACCGTGCCAAAGAGTTGCAGGATAAGATGGATGCCTGCGAGCATGATGATATTCAATGGCATATGGTTGGCAATCTTCAGACCAACAAGATTAAGTATATGGTTGAACGTGTGAACTGGATTGATTCTGTTCCCAAAAAGAAGACCATACGAGAAATAGAAAAAAGAGCATCCCGCATTGACAGGGTGATTAATACACTGATACAGGTGAACATAAGCGGCGAGGACCAGAAGAGCGGATGCGAACCCGAAGATTTGGAGAAAATTCTGAAGTATGCACAAGGCAAAAATCATGTTCGAGTGCGCGGACTGATGGGCATGGCAACGTTTGTGGATCCCGATAAAGTGGAGGAAGTACGTCCTGAATTCAGGCTCCTTAGAGAAATTCGTGACAGTCACCGGGAATGGGAGTGCGAGAACATTCAACTTGATGAGCTTTCGATGGGCATGACTAACGACATGGAAATTGCCATTGAAGAAGGCTCAACAATGGTACGGGTAGGACGCGCGATATTCGGAGAACGAAACTATGGTGACGATTAA
- a CDS encoding DivIVA domain-containing protein — protein MKLTALEIKQQNFEKSIRGYDKAEVQAFLNLMSNEWEHLVAKNRELEQQIESLEEKLKHYERVEEALHETLQTAKESAEQKLAGARKDARNKIEKAEMEADTIVREANQQRQQIRQSILRLLDRRKEIIGGIRSYLELAQESLDQFSKDEAALFEVPKSEEKEFDSKFRSKINNRTSDSSSDATDEDAQTLPPGTEDVDDLIDELD, from the coding sequence ATGAAGCTTACAGCACTTGAGATAAAGCAGCAAAATTTTGAAAAATCCATACGAGGATATGACAAGGCAGAGGTTCAGGCATTTTTGAACCTGATGTCGAACGAGTGGGAGCACCTGGTTGCCAAAAATCGGGAACTTGAGCAGCAAATAGAAAGCCTGGAGGAGAAACTCAAGCACTACGAAAGAGTTGAAGAAGCACTTCATGAAACACTTCAAACGGCCAAGGAGTCTGCCGAACAGAAGCTGGCCGGGGCGCGAAAGGATGCCAGAAATAAAATTGAGAAAGCTGAGATGGAAGCTGATACCATCGTAAGAGAAGCCAACCAGCAGCGGCAGCAAATTCGTCAGAGTATACTCCGGCTGCTGGACCGCCGCAAGGAGATCATTGGCGGTATCCGCTCCTATCTTGAACTGGCTCAGGAATCCCTCGATCAGTTTTCCAAGGATGAAGCCGCTTTATTTGAAGTACCCAAAAGCGAAGAGAAGGAATTTGACAGCAAGTTTAGATCAAAAATAAACAATCGTACATCCGACAGCTCTTCCGACGCTACAGATGAAGATGCTCAGACACTTCCTCCCGGCACCGAAGATGTAGATGACCTGATTGACGAGCTTGATTGA
- a CDS encoding purine-nucleoside phosphorylase: protein MQRETVEEFRTKRDEALSYIQDETDMRPNYIIILGTGLGHLADEIDVKHTISYADIPHFPVSTVESHAGRLLFGELGGKEIVAMQGRFHYYEGYTMQEIVFPLRVLKANGTDTLIVSNACGGMNPNYKRGDIMLINDHINMLGDNPLIGPNDDELGPRFPDMSEPYTERLLEIAENVALEKGIKMHQGVYLALSGPTLETKAEYRYLRLIGADVVGMSTVPEVIAAVHMSMEVLGISVITDECLPDALEPVNIEDVLEAAGMAEPKMTQVITGVLEKL from the coding sequence ATGCAGCGAGAAACCGTAGAAGAGTTCCGAACAAAACGTGATGAAGCTTTAAGCTACATACAAGATGAAACGGATATGCGTCCGAATTATATCATCATCTTGGGTACCGGGCTTGGACACCTTGCTGATGAGATCGATGTAAAACACACTATCTCTTATGCAGACATCCCGCACTTTCCGGTTTCCACGGTTGAAAGTCATGCGGGCAGACTGCTCTTTGGTGAACTTGGCGGTAAAGAGATCGTCGCAATGCAGGGAAGATTCCACTATTACGAAGGCTACACAATGCAGGAAATTGTTTTCCCGCTGCGTGTTCTGAAGGCAAACGGAACCGATACCTTGATTGTAAGCAACGCTTGTGGAGGCATGAATCCGAATTACAAGCGTGGTGATATCATGCTGATCAATGACCATATCAATATGCTTGGTGACAACCCGCTTATAGGTCCGAACGATGACGAGCTTGGACCAAGGTTCCCCGATATGAGCGAACCCTACACCGAGAGGCTGTTGGAAATTGCTGAAAATGTAGCTCTTGAAAAGGGTATCAAGATGCATCAAGGCGTGTATCTGGCCTTGAGCGGCCCGACCCTTGAAACAAAGGCCGAATATCGCTACCTGAGATTAATCGGGGCTGATGTAGTCGGCATGAGTACCGTGCCCGAAGTTATTGCGGCAGTGCACATGAGTATGGAAGTGCTGGGCATTTCGGTAATTACCGATGAATGCCTGCCCGATGCGCTGGAACCCGTAAATATAGAAGACGTGCTGGAAGCGGCTGGAATGGCTGAACCAAAAATGACCCAGGTCATCACAGGCGTACTAGAAAAACTTTAA